The Streptomyces avermitilis MA-4680 = NBRC 14893 genome contains a region encoding:
- a CDS encoding GlxA family transcriptional regulator, whose protein sequence is MHTVAVLALDQVIPFDLSAPIDTFGWARLPDGRAAYRIRVCSASADDEVSAGLFALRAPYGLEALAEADTIILPGVADPTVPLPPGVAEALCAAAANGTRIASVCVGAFVFAATGLLDGLRATTHWVAAQDLAARYPAVTVDPNVLYVDNGQFLTSAGAAAALDMCLHMIRMDHGSAVAAHAARMSVMPLEREGGQAQFIVHDQPPVPAGTTMEPLLGWLEENAGRDLTLDDIAAHAGMSTRTLNRRFREQTGTTPLQWLHLARVRRAQYLLEATTYPVERIASQAGFGSPTAFRERFRRVVGTSPYAYRKAFRGADDGRPGPRGALAAPGAHSSSGSSST, encoded by the coding sequence ATGCACACCGTGGCCGTACTGGCGCTCGACCAGGTCATCCCGTTCGACCTCTCCGCCCCGATCGACACCTTCGGCTGGGCCCGGCTGCCGGACGGCCGGGCGGCGTACCGGATCCGGGTCTGCTCGGCTTCGGCGGACGACGAGGTGAGCGCGGGCCTGTTCGCGCTGCGTGCCCCGTACGGTCTGGAGGCGCTGGCCGAAGCGGACACGATCATCCTGCCGGGCGTCGCCGACCCGACCGTCCCGCTCCCGCCGGGCGTGGCGGAGGCGCTGTGCGCGGCGGCCGCGAACGGCACGCGTATCGCCTCGGTCTGCGTCGGCGCCTTCGTCTTCGCCGCCACCGGCCTGTTGGACGGGCTGCGCGCGACCACCCACTGGGTCGCGGCCCAGGACCTGGCGGCCAGGTACCCCGCCGTGACCGTCGACCCGAACGTCCTCTACGTCGACAACGGCCAGTTCCTCACCTCGGCGGGCGCGGCCGCGGCCCTCGACATGTGTCTGCACATGATCCGCATGGATCACGGTTCCGCCGTCGCCGCGCATGCCGCCCGGATGTCCGTCATGCCGCTCGAACGGGAGGGCGGACAGGCCCAGTTCATCGTCCACGACCAGCCGCCGGTACCGGCCGGCACGACCATGGAGCCGCTCCTCGGCTGGCTGGAGGAGAACGCGGGCCGTGATCTGACCCTGGACGACATCGCCGCCCACGCCGGCATGAGCACCCGTACGCTCAACCGCCGCTTCCGCGAGCAGACCGGCACGACTCCGTTGCAGTGGCTGCACCTGGCGCGGGTGCGGCGGGCGCAGTATCTGCTGGAGGCGACGACGTACCCGGTCGAACGGATCGCGTCGCAGGCGGGGTTCGGCTCACCGACGGCGTTCCGGGAACGGTTCCGGCGGGTGGTGGGGACGAGTCCGTACGCGTACCGCAAGGCCTTCCGGGGAGCCGACGACGGCCGGCCCGGACCGCGGGGCGCGCTCGCGGCCCCCGGCGCCCACTCGTCGTCCGGCAGCTCCTCGACGTAG
- a CDS encoding peptidase inhibitor family I36 protein, producing MHRILVRSGIALGGAALAAVGALATAGPANAAWSDCPAGSLCAYLGTNGSGDPGTVSGDNNNLLQYNKFNNAESLYNHGNSCNVRIFSGLNKTGSSYVLDRGYTNPTLAGTVYWHNVASNDWCV from the coding sequence ATGCATCGGATTCTCGTGCGGAGCGGTATTGCCCTCGGAGGTGCGGCGCTGGCCGCTGTCGGGGCCCTCGCGACGGCCGGCCCCGCGAACGCGGCGTGGTCGGACTGTCCCGCCGGGTCGCTGTGCGCCTACCTCGGCACCAACGGCTCGGGGGACCCCGGAACCGTGTCCGGCGACAACAACAACCTCCTCCAGTACAACAAGTTCAACAACGCCGAGTCGCTCTACAACCACGGCAACAGCTGCAACGTGCGCATCTTCTCCGGCCTCAACAAGACCGGATCCAGCTACGTTCTCGACCGCGGCTACACGAATCCCACCCTGGCCGGGACGGTGTACTGGCACAACGTGGCCTCGAACGACTGGTGCGTGTGA
- a CDS encoding helix-turn-helix domain-containing protein, with product MRDVDRLPSQRWALEQDRERVAGEMRRLKEVSGLSFSKLAARTHYSRSSWERFLNGKKPVPRAAVEQFASALGDEAGSLLLSGGSAPEAAPESAVAGRGLTADSPADEGPAHDRGRNRGGARGRPVTLGAFVAGVAVGALAAAVTGLLSERGAAARRPCDGCICPSAVPRFPIWQSRTYHV from the coding sequence ATGAGAGACGTCGACCGGCTGCCGTCGCAACGGTGGGCCCTGGAGCAGGATCGGGAGCGGGTCGCCGGGGAGATGCGCCGGCTCAAGGAGGTGTCCGGCCTCAGTTTCAGCAAGCTCGCCGCGAGAACGCACTACAGCCGGTCGTCGTGGGAGCGGTTCCTCAACGGGAAGAAGCCGGTGCCCCGCGCGGCGGTGGAGCAGTTCGCCTCCGCGCTGGGGGACGAGGCGGGCAGCCTGTTGCTGAGCGGAGGCAGTGCCCCGGAGGCGGCCCCCGAGTCCGCGGTGGCCGGGCGCGGCCTCACCGCCGACAGCCCCGCCGACGAGGGCCCCGCCCACGACCGCGGACGCAACCGCGGCGGTGCGCGCGGTCGGCCGGTCACGCTCGGCGCCTTCGTCGCCGGGGTGGCCGTGGGCGCGCTGGCCGCGGCTGTCACCGGCCTCCTGTCGGAACGGGGTGCCGCGGCGCGCAGACCGTGCGACGGGTGTATCTGTCCCTCCGCCGTCCCCCGCTTCCCGATCTGGCAGTCGCGTACGTACCACGTCTGA